The DNA sequence AAAACGTATTATTTACGCGGTTTAAACAAAGCAACTATAAAATAAAGGGTATTTTGGTATAATGTCTTGAGTCAAGGCACGGTATGAAGACTTTTTATAAGCTAAGTCCGACACCTTAACTTATTTTATTACAAAGGAAAATAGTTTGAAACTTAAAAAGAATATAGTATACTTATATAAAATAAAGGAGGCCGCAAATGAAGAAATTACACTTACCAATTCTGATAGAAACCGACGAAGATGGCATTTATATCGTGAGTTGCCCGTCTTTTAAGGGTTGTCACTCCTATGGAAAAACAATAGATGAAGCCCTGAAAAATATTAAAGAAGCGATTGAATTATGTCTTGAAGACAGCGAACCAACGGAAATAAATAAGTTCGTGGGTTTCAGGGAAATGGAAATAACAGCGAATGGATAAATTGCCGGTTATATCAGGCAAAGATTTAATTAAGTTACTGAATAAACTTGGATTTACGGTAACAAGGCAAAAAGGTTCGCATGCCAGATTAAAACATCATGACGGAAGAGTTACCACTGTTCCGATACACCGCGGAGCAGACCTGCCAAAAGGACTTTTAAGAAAAATAATCAGGGAAGACATCAAACTGACTTTGGAAGAATTTATAGAACTTACCAAGAAAAAGCAGTGATTTAAGTAAAAAAAAACAGGTTTCATGCCTTGACTTGATACCTGATAAAATATTACCACACCTCCAAAACTGATCGGGTATCTTTTTAACCCCTCTGTTTAAACCTTCCTCCAAAACCCGTATAGTCAATTTAATATTTCTGTGTTAAAATTATTACAATTTTAAGGATATATTAAGGCAAACCGGAGGCGGATTTGGTATCTAAATTTATACACCTGCACCTGCATACTAAGTACAGTATGCTGGACGGCATGTGCAAGTTTGAAGACATGATAAAGGCCGCCAAAGACAATAAAATGATGGCAGTTGCGGCCACAGAGCACGGCAATATGTACAGCGCGGTGGAATTTTATACCGCTATGTCGCACGCCGGCATCAAACCAATTCTTGGCCTTGAAACCTATATTGTTGATGACATTAAAAACAATCAAAGAAAGAAAAACCACCTTGTTTTACTGGTAAAAAATGAAATCGGCTGGAATAACCTTATTAAAATATCCTCCTACGCCTTTACTGACGGCTTCTATTATAAGCCTACAATAGATAAAGCTTTTTTAAAAGACCACGCCGAAGGGTTAATTGCACTATCTTCGTGCGTACAGGGCGAAGTACCGTCCAAGCTTATCTCTGACGATTACGAAGGCGCGAAAAAAGCCGCGGAAGAGTACCTTTCCATCTTCAAAGAAGGCAACTATTACTTTGAAATGCAGAATCACGGGCTGGAAGAAGAACTTCTGGCAAACAGGGGTTTAAGGGAACTTTCAAAAGAACTGTCCATTCCGCTTACTGTTTCCAATGACGTCCACTATATGAAAAAGGACGACGCCCGCGCCCATGACATCCTTTTATGCATTCAAACCGGTAAGACCTTAAAAGAAGCGGACAGAATGAAATTCAAAACAGATGAATTTTATTTTAAAAATTATGCCGATATGGTTAAAGTTTTTCCTGACGATATTGCCGCGGTGGAGCGCACATTTGAAATCGCGGAAAAATGCAACTTTGAACTGCCCAAACTTCCGCCGGGCAAGTGCCACATGCCCAAATATACAATTACCGGCTGGGACGGCACTTATAACGAATACTTTGACAAAATAACAAAAGAAGCGTTAGCGGTAAAATATCCCGGCGATTTACTGACGGATGAAATTCAAAAGCGTTTTGACCACGAACTTGCCGTAATAAAAAAAATGGATTACACCGGATACTTTCTGATAGTGCGCGACATAATAAAGTACGCCCGCGACAATGACATTCCCGTAGGGCCCGGCAGGGGAAGCGCGGCAGGTTCATTAATATCCTACGTCCTTGGAATTACAAGCATTGACCCGATTAAATACGAACTTTTGTTTGAACGCTTTCTTAACCCGGACAGGGTATCACCGCCGGATATAGACCTTGATTTTTCCGATGAAGAAAGAAACCGGGTGGTGCAGTATATTGTGGACCGTTTTGGCAAGGATAAAACCGCGCAGATAATAACCTTTCAGCAGTTAAAACCCCGCGCTTCCATAAGGGACGTGGGCCGCGTACTGGACGTCCCGCTGCGCGACGTGGACATGCTTGCGAAAAAAGTGCCGGAAGGCCCGGCGGTCAGTTTTGCTGATATCTTAAAAGACGGCTCGTTTGTCTCTTTTGTGAATTCAGAAAAGATATACGAAGAAATTATAAATTACGCGATGAAAATAGAAGGCATGCTGCGTCAGGATTCCACACACGCCGCCGGCGTTGTAATAGCGCCTGATATTCTTACGCAGTTTGTCCCCATTGCCGTGCCAAAAGACAAGGACGATTCCGAAGGCGGGACTTTAAACTACATGACACAGTGGGAAATGGGCTCTTTGGAAAAAATGGGGCTTATTAAATTTGACATCCTTGGATTAAGAAACCTTGCCGTAATAAAAAAAGCGATAAAGAATATCAAAGAAACCCGCGGCATAGACGTTCTGCCTGATGACGGCGCCTTTGATAACCCCAAAGTATATAAACTGCTTGCCGAAGGCAATACGCAGGGCGTATTCCAGCTTGAAAGCGACGGCATGAGGGACCTTCTTAAAAAGATTAATCCCGACTGCCTTGAAGACATTATAGCGATAATATCGCTTTTCCGCCCCGGCCCCATGAAAATGATAGATGAATACATCCGCAGAAAAAAAGGGACGGAAAAAGTCACGTATGATTTTCCGGAACTGGAACCCGTGCTTAAAAACACTTACGGTATTGCTATTTATCAGGAACAGGTAATGCAGATAGCTGTAAGGGTAGCCGGGTTTTCAATGGCGGAAGCTGACAATTTAAGAAGGGCAATGTCCAAAAAGAAAGCTTCCGAGATGGATAAGATAAAGGTAAAATTCATGAAAGGCACGGCAGACCGCGCCATTAAACCGCAGGCAGCCGAAGACCTTTTTGACAAACTGGAGCAGTTTTCACAGTACGGCTTTAACAAGTCACACGCCGCGGCTTACGCGGTGGTGGCATATCAGACGGCAT is a window from the Candidatus Goldiibacteriota bacterium genome containing:
- a CDS encoding type II toxin-antitoxin system HicB family antitoxin — translated: MKKLHLPILIETDEDGIYIVSCPSFKGCHSYGKTIDEALKNIKEAIELCLEDSEPTEINKFVGFREMEITANG
- a CDS encoding type II toxin-antitoxin system HicA family toxin, which produces MDKLPVISGKDLIKLLNKLGFTVTRQKGSHARLKHHDGRVTTVPIHRGADLPKGLLRKIIREDIKLTLEEFIELTKKKQ
- a CDS encoding DNA polymerase III subunit alpha; translation: MVSKFIHLHLHTKYSMLDGMCKFEDMIKAAKDNKMMAVAATEHGNMYSAVEFYTAMSHAGIKPILGLETYIVDDIKNNQRKKNHLVLLVKNEIGWNNLIKISSYAFTDGFYYKPTIDKAFLKDHAEGLIALSSCVQGEVPSKLISDDYEGAKKAAEEYLSIFKEGNYYFEMQNHGLEEELLANRGLRELSKELSIPLTVSNDVHYMKKDDARAHDILLCIQTGKTLKEADRMKFKTDEFYFKNYADMVKVFPDDIAAVERTFEIAEKCNFELPKLPPGKCHMPKYTITGWDGTYNEYFDKITKEALAVKYPGDLLTDEIQKRFDHELAVIKKMDYTGYFLIVRDIIKYARDNDIPVGPGRGSAAGSLISYVLGITSIDPIKYELLFERFLNPDRVSPPDIDLDFSDEERNRVVQYIVDRFGKDKTAQIITFQQLKPRASIRDVGRVLDVPLRDVDMLAKKVPEGPAVSFADILKDGSFVSFVNSEKIYEEIINYAMKIEGMLRQDSTHAAGVVIAPDILTQFVPIAVPKDKDDSEGGTLNYMTQWEMGSLEKMGLIKFDILGLRNLAVIKKAIKNIKETRGIDVLPDDGAFDNPKVYKLLAEGNTQGVFQLESDGMRDLLKKINPDCLEDIIAIISLFRPGPMKMIDEYIRRKKGTEKVTYDFPELEPVLKNTYGIAIYQEQVMQIAVRVAGFSMAEADNLRRAMSKKKASEMDKIKVKFMKGTADRAIKPQAAEDLFDKLEQFSQYGFNKSHAAAYAVVAYQTAYLKTLYRPEYMAALLTSVMHSIDKAAVYVEDCAANGIKVMAPDINKSDVDFKVEKNSIRYGLAAVKNVGTSAAQDIAAKRKEKGDYKDLYDFCEKVSLHSVNSKTIESLVKSGAFDFTLMHRAQIFACIPDAMKRAEMAQRDLESGQFSLFETAPQDIKIPDIQKWSESEQLSYEKEVLGLYVSSHPLARYRKLLESVSQPISELLTGKVNSGEQVIIGGIVHDLAKKITPSGMERVHFHLEGLTGRIKIIAGDKFPKDKNSIFSNSLMCMVRGRLVFMDTEPFVSMESVIGLDDAYGALGKYLHITIRELGLEQLTLQEMKNLMSQNKGLSEVVMHIITGDGREAQAVLEEKISVNENLLISLEKLAGEGNIRLSWKK